The Pirellulales bacterium genome includes a window with the following:
- a CDS encoding MarR family winged helix-turn-helix transcriptional regulator: MANGKTQSEPTTAPLTAGQRFAPWGELVQRATQCSRLLRAALAHRAEAAGLGDVEFCLLWNCQSAVPAGLHQNQLAAELGVSAAQISALVERLQQRGLIAGHRDPRDRRRQVWLPTSQGRQLLDAVLARLEPWLADAERHVSAAEVRELGAALRHFQIAIKDPGAPALRIVSLDHEVEEAQP; the protein is encoded by the coding sequence GTGGCCAACGGCAAGACGCAAAGCGAACCAACCACGGCTCCGCTCACCGCGGGGCAGCGGTTTGCGCCGTGGGGCGAGCTGGTGCAGCGCGCGACGCAATGCAGCCGGCTGCTGCGCGCCGCCCTGGCCCACAGGGCCGAAGCGGCCGGGCTGGGCGACGTCGAGTTCTGCTTGCTCTGGAATTGCCAGTCGGCCGTGCCGGCGGGCCTGCACCAAAACCAGCTGGCCGCCGAACTGGGCGTGTCGGCGGCGCAGATCAGCGCGCTGGTCGAGCGGCTCCAGCAACGGGGGCTGATCGCCGGTCATCGTGATCCGCGCGATCGCCGACGCCAAGTCTGGTTGCCCACGTCGCAGGGCCGCCAATTGCTCGATGCCGTGTTGGCGCGGCTCGAGCCTTGGCTGGCCGACGCCGAACGGCACGTCTCGGCCGCCGAAGTTCGCGAGCTGGGTGCGGCGCTGCGTCACTTTCAAATAGCGATCAAGGACCCCGGTGCGCCGGCGTTGCGCATCGTGTCCCTCGACCACGAAGTCGAGGAGGCCCAGCCATGA
- a CDS encoding rhomboid family intramembrane serine protease, whose translation MGLYDRDYLRDEDDSSWTRGRSMVVNLIIANVAVYLLDQLSAATPGGGRWLSDLLSLRVGTLTVPWEWWRFLTCGFAHAPDDIMHILFNMIALYFFGRDVEAVYGPKEFLRVYLTSIVLGAVVWAGVEALQGANPQTRMLGASGAVSTVLALFACHFPNRTILLGMFLPVPAWAAVGLMFIGDILTATGATHSNVAAAVHITGFVFGFIYYRTGWNLGRVLPNWSRTVKLRRSKLKLHDPGREPQDTRSFEARVDAALEKVLRSGEASLTAEERKLLEEASRRYQARRR comes from the coding sequence ATGGGACTTTACGACCGCGACTATTTGCGCGACGAAGACGACAGCTCGTGGACGCGCGGGCGATCGATGGTCGTCAACCTGATCATCGCCAACGTGGCGGTTTATCTGCTCGATCAGCTCTCCGCGGCCACGCCCGGCGGCGGGCGATGGCTGAGCGACTTGCTGTCGTTGCGCGTCGGCACTTTGACCGTGCCGTGGGAGTGGTGGCGATTCCTCACTTGCGGGTTCGCCCACGCCCCCGACGACATCATGCACATCCTGTTCAACATGATCGCGCTCTACTTCTTCGGGCGCGACGTCGAAGCCGTCTACGGCCCGAAGGAGTTCTTGCGCGTCTACCTGACTTCCATTGTGCTCGGCGCCGTGGTCTGGGCCGGCGTCGAAGCGCTGCAAGGCGCGAACCCGCAGACCAGGATGCTGGGGGCATCCGGCGCCGTATCGACGGTGCTGGCGCTGTTTGCCTGTCATTTTCCCAACCGCACGATCCTGCTGGGCATGTTCTTGCCGGTTCCGGCGTGGGCGGCGGTCGGGCTGATGTTCATCGGCGACATCCTGACGGCGACCGGCGCCACGCACAGCAACGTGGCCGCCGCGGTGCACATCACCGGCTTTGTGTTCGGGTTCATCTACTACCGCACCGGCTGGAACTTGGGGCGCGTCCTGCCCAACTGGTCCCGGACCGTCAAGCTGCGGCGGTCGAAGCTCAAGCTGCACGATCCGGGCCGCGAACCGCAAGACACGCGCTCGTTCGAGGCCCGCGTCGATGCGGCCCTGGAGAAGGTGCTGCGCTCGGGCGAGGCAAGCCTGACGGCGGAAGAGCGCAAGCTCCTCGAAGAGGCCAGCCGGCGCTATCAAGCCCGCCGCCGGTAG
- a CDS encoding efflux RND transporter periplasmic adaptor subunit — translation MPVANRRGLSWVGTLIGLSVLVGVPLAAAWLVPWGSLSEKKAGPLVHKVAKGVFTNTVTEQGELESSSNVEVRCEVQSRGSGSGVAIIEIVPEGTHVAQGDFLIRFDASSLENELNQQQIKVNTSLSTVISSQNTLDTATIAEREYLEGTFKQEEKTLEGDIFIAQEDLRRAEDYARFSEKLAAKGYITQLQLDADRFAVEKARKTLEIASTKLDVLRRFTREKMLRQLQADIKIADAKLQADQEVLKLDEEKLQLIKDQIAKCVVTAPAAGQVVYANQSEGRNNNSEFIVQEGAVVRERQVVIRLPDPARMQVKTKINESRIDRVQAGQFALVKLDALPEKQLEGVVRKVDEYPLAGNWFSSAVKEYGAYVEIKDASVGLRPGMTAQVKIYVEQAKDVIQVPVQTVFERGGTHFTVVRNGEKLEARQVEIGSTNDTFIVIRGGLKEGDEVLLEPTLQLDNVQLPAEVLVASSEQVRELPKLDPKSARPAGAVAADATAGGDAKRERGNKRGGSGGAGGMGQMADMEPAAMVDMMFPTMDKDSDGRLSKDEMPERGKANFDQTDANKDGFVDREEMIAAMTKLKERMAAAAKKKAADGEPPAEAGEGGQSGS, via the coding sequence ATGCCAGTTGCCAACCGCCGCGGTCTCTCTTGGGTCGGCACCCTGATCGGGTTGTCGGTCCTGGTCGGTGTTCCGTTGGCCGCCGCTTGGCTGGTGCCCTGGGGCTCGCTCTCGGAAAAGAAGGCCGGACCCTTGGTTCACAAGGTGGCCAAGGGTGTGTTTACCAACACCGTCACCGAGCAGGGTGAGCTGGAAAGCTCAAGTAACGTCGAGGTCCGTTGCGAGGTCCAATCGCGCGGCTCCGGCTCGGGTGTGGCGATCATCGAGATCGTGCCCGAGGGCACGCACGTGGCCCAGGGCGACTTCCTCATTCGTTTCGATGCATCGAGCCTCGAGAACGAGCTCAACCAGCAGCAGATCAAGGTCAACACCAGCCTGTCGACGGTGATCTCGTCGCAGAACACCTTGGATACGGCCACGATCGCCGAGAGGGAATACCTCGAAGGCACGTTCAAGCAAGAAGAAAAGACGCTCGAAGGCGACATCTTCATCGCGCAGGAAGACTTGCGGCGCGCCGAGGACTATGCCCGGTTCAGCGAAAAGCTGGCCGCCAAGGGCTACATCACGCAATTGCAGCTCGACGCCGATCGCTTTGCGGTCGAGAAGGCCCGCAAGACGCTCGAGATCGCCAGCACGAAGCTCGACGTCCTGCGGCGGTTCACCCGAGAGAAGATGCTGCGCCAGTTGCAGGCCGACATCAAGATCGCCGATGCCAAGCTGCAGGCCGACCAGGAAGTGCTGAAGCTCGATGAAGAGAAGCTGCAACTGATCAAGGACCAGATCGCCAAGTGCGTGGTCACGGCCCCGGCCGCGGGCCAGGTCGTCTATGCCAACCAATCGGAAGGTCGCAACAACAACAGCGAGTTCATCGTCCAGGAAGGCGCCGTCGTCCGCGAGCGCCAGGTGGTGATCCGACTGCCCGATCCGGCGCGAATGCAGGTCAAAACCAAGATCAACGAGTCGCGCATCGACCGCGTGCAGGCCGGGCAGTTCGCCCTGGTGAAGCTCGATGCCTTGCCGGAAAAGCAGTTGGAAGGCGTGGTCCGCAAGGTGGACGAGTATCCGTTGGCCGGCAACTGGTTCTCGTCGGCGGTCAAGGAATACGGCGCCTACGTCGAGATCAAAGACGCGTCGGTCGGACTGCGACCGGGCATGACAGCCCAGGTGAAGATCTACGTCGAACAAGCCAAGGACGTGATCCAGGTGCCGGTGCAAACCGTGTTCGAACGGGGAGGCACCCACTTCACGGTCGTACGCAACGGCGAAAAGCTCGAGGCCCGCCAGGTCGAGATCGGTTCGACGAACGACACGTTCATCGTGATTCGCGGCGGTTTGAAAGAAGGAGACGAGGTGCTGCTGGAGCCGACGCTGCAATTGGACAACGTCCAACTGCCGGCCGAGGTGTTGGTGGCCAGCTCGGAACAGGTCCGCGAGCTGCCGAAGCTCGATCCGAAGTCTGCGCGGCCCGCGGGGGCGGTGGCCGCCGATGCGACGGCCGGCGGCGATGCCAAGCGCGAGCGTGGGAACAAACGCGGGGGCTCCGGCGGGGCCGGCGGGATGGGCCAGATGGCAGACATGGAGCCAGCGGCGATGGTCGACATGATGTTCCCCACGATGGACAAGGACAGCGACGGCCGACTGAGCAAGGACGAAATGCCTGAGCGCGGCAAGGCCAACTTCGATCAGACCGACGCCAACAAGGACGGCTTCGTCGACCGCGAGGAAATGATCGCGGCCATGACCAAGCTCAAGGAGCGGATGGCGGCCGCGGCCAAGAAGAAGGCCGCCGACGGCGAACCGCCCGCCGAGGCGGGCGAAGGCGGTCAATCCGGCTCGTAG
- a CDS encoding ELKS/Rab6-interacting/CAST family protein — translation MSTLGKVFAGLVIVAALGFFFLGMLALQAHRSWGEANENAKQQLEQAIEQVKVTRWGQLQGGKLVKPGIVQKVAELHGLLVDRGRVWYQVTPSAVDPMTGATSVEVANPSPHQIVGGSILNVFEDKPRGEGGQFLGQFRVTGLEGDTKVALAPAMTMSPESLQRLAASQAAGGTWTIYELLPRDRHELFTTLDDEAQKALLPAETVQEYLKDGKDADPNDPQDRQVDRKYVRRLRDYNVLFRDLDQQMAVLRDRVASAEVDQQNMDAALADAQKHVEFERATIASLKTELAELQAELTAVTKHRETLEAGLAQTRADVARLVEANEQLVDQLAAQQGVVRAPGDRADYEEP, via the coding sequence ATGAGCACACTGGGCAAGGTCTTCGCCGGATTGGTCATCGTGGCCGCCCTGGGATTCTTCTTCCTGGGCATGCTGGCGCTGCAGGCGCATCGCTCGTGGGGTGAGGCGAACGAGAATGCCAAGCAGCAGCTCGAACAGGCCATCGAACAGGTGAAAGTCACCCGCTGGGGGCAGCTCCAAGGCGGCAAGCTCGTCAAGCCGGGCATCGTGCAGAAAGTCGCCGAGCTGCATGGGCTGCTCGTCGATCGCGGTCGCGTCTGGTACCAGGTCACTCCCAGTGCCGTCGATCCGATGACCGGAGCGACCAGCGTGGAAGTGGCCAACCCCAGCCCGCATCAGATTGTCGGCGGATCGATCCTGAACGTGTTCGAGGACAAGCCGCGCGGCGAGGGGGGACAGTTTCTCGGACAGTTCCGCGTGACGGGCCTCGAAGGCGACACCAAGGTGGCGCTCGCCCCGGCGATGACGATGAGCCCCGAGTCGCTCCAGCGCCTGGCTGCCAGCCAGGCGGCGGGTGGCACTTGGACCATCTACGAGCTGTTGCCCCGGGACCGTCATGAGCTGTTCACGACGCTCGACGACGAGGCGCAAAAGGCCCTGTTGCCTGCCGAGACGGTGCAGGAGTATCTCAAGGACGGGAAAGACGCCGATCCGAACGATCCTCAAGACCGGCAGGTCGATCGCAAATACGTGCGCCGGCTGCGCGATTACAACGTGCTGTTCCGCGATCTCGATCAGCAAATGGCCGTGCTCCGCGATCGCGTCGCCTCGGCCGAGGTCGACCAGCAAAACATGGACGCGGCGCTGGCCGACGCCCAGAAACACGTCGAGTTCGAACGCGCCACGATCGCCTCGCTGAAGACCGAGCTGGCCGAGCTGCAGGCCGAGCTGACGGCCGTTACCAAGCATCGCGAGACGCTCGAGGCCGGGCTGGCCCAGACGCGCGCCGATGTAGCGCGGCTGGTCGAGGCCAACGAGCAGCTCGTCGATCAATTGGCGGCCCAGCAGGGCGTGGTCCGCGCGCCGGGCGACCGCGCCGATTACGAAGAGCCCTGA